A section of the Chrysemys picta bellii isolate R12L10 unplaced genomic scaffold, ASM1138683v2 scaf4, whole genome shotgun sequence genome encodes:
- the LOC135977568 gene encoding uncharacterized protein LOC135977568 isoform X1 → MPVLATLVISSNSTALASGNQPCDPPLTFPGNFKNPLPVCSARCGVVWSAIGESFQVTMPPHAKRAPAWSNDELLDLISVWGEEAVQSQLRSSCRNYDTFGKVSKDMMERGHDRDTLQCRIKVKELQSAYRKARDANGHSGAPPAICQFYKELDAIFGVNPISTPSTTMDTSEPGWEEEEENGSEGGGADGDTPESLAACSQELFSSQEEGSQSQQPVLDGGQTEEQVPAARTLRPQPSLLLPAQILQRLRKRLRKTKDDMLQEVMWQSVKENEKAQNWTERESRIRQENAAHWRQSMVHRQQSTDWLISILERQADAIQELVAMQKEQYRKHPPLPTALVPKLFPLCPTVTSNPLSPTSGFFTPPAASNTSIFTTQP, encoded by the exons atgcctgttctagccactctggtcatcagttcaaactctactgccctggcctcaggtaaccaaccatgtgacccgccCTTGAcgttccccgggaattttaaaaatccccttcctgtttgctcagccaggtgtggtgtggtgtggagtgctatcggcgaatctttccaggtgaccatgcctccacacgccaagcgagccccagcatggagcaatgacgagttgctggacctcatcagtgtttggggggaggaagctgtccagtcccagctgcgctccagctgtaggaattacgataccttcgggaaggtatcaaaggacatgatggaaaggggccatgaccgggacaccctgcagtgcaggattaaagtgaaggagctgcagagtgcctaccgcaaagcccgtgacgcaaacggccactcgggtgctccccccgcaatctgccaattctacaaagagctggatgcgatattTGGGGTTAACCCCatctccactccgagcaccaccatggacacttcagagccggggtgggaggaggaggaggaaaatgggagtgagggtggtggggcggatggagacaccccggaatccctggcggcgtgcagccaggagctcttctcgagccaggaggaaggtagccagtcacagcagccgGTACTTGATGGAGgtcaaacagaagagcaggttcccg ctgcaagaaccttgagacctcagccgtccctcttattgcctgctcagatactgcaaagactcaggaagagactgcgAAAAACCAAAgacgacatgctgcaagaagtgatgtggcaatctgttaaagagaatgaaaaagcacagaactggacggagagagaaagcaggatccgccaggaaaacgctgCGCACTGGCGGCAAAGCATggtgcaccggcagcaaagcacggattggctcataagcatcctggagcgccaagcagacgctatccaggagctcgtagccatgcagaaggagcagtaccgcaaacacccccccctccccacagcccttgtcccaaaactctttcccttgtgccccactgttacctccaacccactttccccaacttccgggttcttcacgccaccagctgcctccaacaccagtatcttcaccacccagccctga
- the LOC135977568 gene encoding uncharacterized protein LOC135977568 isoform X2: protein MPPHAKRAPAWSNDELLDLISVWGEEAVQSQLRSSCRNYDTFGKVSKDMMERGHDRDTLQCRIKVKELQSAYRKARDANGHSGAPPAICQFYKELDAIFGVNPISTPSTTMDTSEPGWEEEEENGSEGGGADGDTPESLAACSQELFSSQEEGSQSQQPVLDGGQTEEQVPAARTLRPQPSLLLPAQILQRLRKRLRKTKDDMLQEVMWQSVKENEKAQNWTERESRIRQENAAHWRQSMVHRQQSTDWLISILERQADAIQELVAMQKEQYRKHPPLPTALVPKLFPLCPTVTSNPLSPTSGFFTPPAASNTSIFTTQP from the exons atgcctccacacgccaagcgagccccagcatggagcaatgacgagttgctggacctcatcagtgtttggggggaggaagctgtccagtcccagctgcgctccagctgtaggaattacgataccttcgggaaggtatcaaaggacatgatggaaaggggccatgaccgggacaccctgcagtgcaggattaaagtgaaggagctgcagagtgcctaccgcaaagcccgtgacgcaaacggccactcgggtgctccccccgcaatctgccaattctacaaagagctggatgcgatattTGGGGTTAACCCCatctccactccgagcaccaccatggacacttcagagccggggtgggaggaggaggaggaaaatgggagtgagggtggtggggcggatggagacaccccggaatccctggcggcgtgcagccaggagctcttctcgagccaggaggaaggtagccagtcacagcagccgGTACTTGATGGAGgtcaaacagaagagcaggttcccg ctgcaagaaccttgagacctcagccgtccctcttattgcctgctcagatactgcaaagactcaggaagagactgcgAAAAACCAAAgacgacatgctgcaagaagtgatgtggcaatctgttaaagagaatgaaaaagcacagaactggacggagagagaaagcaggatccgccaggaaaacgctgCGCACTGGCGGCAAAGCATggtgcaccggcagcaaagcacggattggctcataagcatcctggagcgccaagcagacgctatccaggagctcgtagccatgcagaaggagcagtaccgcaaacacccccccctccccacagcccttgtcccaaaactctttcccttgtgccccactgttacctccaacccactttccccaacttccgggttcttcacgccaccagctgcctccaacaccagtatcttcaccacccagccctga